The Desulfonatronum thiosulfatophilum genomic interval AGGCAGTGGTCACCGGAGACATTACCCAGATCGATCTGCCGATCCATGCCAGATCCGGTTTGATTCAAGCTGAACGGGTTCTCTCAAAGGTATCCGGCCTCCAATTCATTCATTTTAACGATAAAGACGTCATTCGACATCCGCTCGTTGGTCGCATTGTCACTGCCTATGACCGATACTCACAGCAAGACTTCGCCAAAAAAGAATAGCGCCAAAGGGGCCGTCAAGGCTGACGTCCTGCTTTCACCAAAAACCGCCCGGCCCCTGGAAAACAGTGCCGGCAGCCTTTTGGTGTTCATGGCCTGCATGGTTCTTGTAGCGGCCCTCTCCGGAGTCAGCATTGAACCCGGCGGACGAATCTTCGTCCAGGGGGAAATTGCCACCCACGACGTCACCGCCCCCAGGGATCTGCTTATCGAGGACGACATCTCCACGCGCACGCGCCGGGAAATGGTGGCCCAGACCCAGCCTCCGGTTTTTGATCTGGCCCAGATTCCTTTTGCCCAAATGGCCAGGAAAATCGTCAATCTGCTGGACGTCATTCACTCATCCACTCCGGAAAACCTGGCCGATATCCAGAACCTGGTGGCCGAGGAATTGAATATCCGCATTCCGGCCGGGGTATGGAATGAATGGCGGAAGCAGTCCTTCCATGATCTGATCGTCACCAAAATCGTTCCCTGGCTTGAGGAAGCCTACAGCAAGGGGATTCTCTCGGAACGCAGATTTGTCTCGGATATCACCACGGGCGTGATTGTCCGGGAACTGTCCTCGGAGACTGAACAGCTCCACCTCAACGCCCTGGATTTTCCGGATCTGGAAGTCCTGTTGCGCAATCTGGACCGGCACCTGCGCGACAACCTGAACCTGCCCGTGTCGGTCCGCCGGGCTGCCGAGGAACTGCTCTCCCCGTTGTTGCGGCCGAATTTGACGTTGAACCAGGAAGCCACCCAGACCCGCCTGAACAGCGCCAAGCTGGCCGTGGAGCCGGTTTTTTATCAGATCAAGAAGGGCGAGATCATCGTCCGCAAGTCCGAGCGTGTTTCCGCGGACCAGCAGCGCAAGATGCAGGCTTTTTTCCATGACCAGACCGGCAGATACAACTGGGATCGCTTCAGCGGCGTTCTGGTCATCTCCCTGCTCTTCACCCTGGCGATTTTTCAGGCCGCCAACAGCATCAACAAGCGATTGACCCCCAAGGACGCCCTGCTTCTGGCTTTGGTCATGCTTACCTTTGCCGCCATGGCCAAATTCGTTGCGTTTTCCAGGTTCCCCCTGAGCCAGGAATTGTTGTACCTGACCCCGGACGTCTTTGTGTACAGCCTGCCCATTGCCGGAGCTGCCGGAGTTCTGGCCCTGTTTTTCCCGTTGCTGATTTGCATTTTTTCAGGAGCGTTGCTGGCCTTTCTCTGCACCCAAATGCTCCATGCCGGCTTTGACGTGTTTCTGTTCTACCTTATGGGTGCGGTGGGGTGCGCCATGCTGCTGCGCGGAGCCCAGACCAGAACCGACATTCTGCGTACCGGTCTGCCGCTGCTCGCCCTGATCTTGGGAACCTGGGCGGCCCTCAACCTCCTGGATTTTCAAGGCGTAAGCTGGTTTGCCGCCGGAGCCATGTTCAGCGCTACGGGCGCCGTGCTTTCCATCCTGCTCCTGCTGGCCTTCAGCCCGGTGGTGGAATATCTGTTCGGCTACACCTCCCGCTTCAAGCTCCTGGAAATGATGAGTCTGGAACAGCCCCTGCTCCAGGATCTGATGGTCAATGCTCCCGGCACCTACCATCACTGCCTCATCGTCGCCAACATGGCCGAAGCCGGAGCCAAGGCCATCGGCGCGAATCCGCTCCTGGCCAAGGTGGCGGCCTTGTACCACGACATCGGCAAAGTCAAGAATCCCCACTACTTTATCGAGAATCAGTTCGGTTGCGAGAACAAGCACGACAAGCTGGCACCGTCCATGAGCGCCCTGATTCTCATCTCCCACGTCAAAAAAGGCGCGGAGCTGGCTGCCAAGCACAAGCTGGGACCGGAAATCACGGACCTGATCCAGCAGCACCACGGCACCCGTCTGATCTCCTACTTCTACCAGAAAGCACTTACCCAGAAGGAGGAAAGAGGAACGGAAAACATCCGGGAAGCGGATTTCTGCTATCCCGGCCCCAAGCCGCAAACCAAGGAAGCCGGGATAATCCTGCTGGCCGACGCCATTGAAGCCTCCAGCCGAACCCTGGTGGACCCCACCCCGAGTCGGGTCCGCAATCATATTCAAAATCTAGTGCGCGCGGTCTTCAATGAGGGCCAGCTCGACGACTCGGATCTCAGTCTGAAGGACCTGAATATCCTCAGCGAGACGTTCCAGCGCATCCTTACGGGAATCTTTCATCAACGCATCGACTACCCCCAACCCCGAGCCAATGCCGCAACCACAACACCGATCAAAGTCGAAACGGCCAAGGCCCCGGCGCTGCGCATCGCCGCGGCCCGCTGATATCACCCTACTGGTAGATCCGGAGGCTTCACGCCATCCCGTATTGCCGTTGAACCGGAGGGAATTGCGGGAGATTCTGGAGCGGATCATGGCAGCGAACCAGCTTCAGGGAGCGGGCGTTGAGCTGCGCATCACCTCGGATCAGCTGATCACGGATCTGCACCGCCGACACCTGGGCGGGATGGGGCCGACCAACGTCCTCAGCTTCCCCCTTGAGAATTCCGTCCCGGGATCTTACGACAATCTCGGTTCGGTTGTTGTCAGTGCTGATGCGGTTCTTCGGGAAGCCTTTCTCTACCAGCAGGATCCCCAAAGTCATTTCATCCGCCTCCTGACCCACGCCCTGCTCCACCTGGCCGGGTACGAACATGGAGAGCTCATGGAGGAAATGACGGAGAACACCGTGGTTTTGATGCAAGGCACACATTTCGTTAACTATTCAGCGAATTCAGAATCTTAAGACGGGAACGCTCCGGCACTGACCGGCGCGTCCTCCTTCGGCATGCCAACCCACATCGAGTCCCATATGCGCATTGCATTGCTCCAGAACAACTACCTTGTCGGCGATCTTGAAGGGAATGCCCGCAAAATTGCGGTTGCGGCCCGCAAGGCGGCCGAACAGGACGCGGATCTGTGCGTCTGTTCCGAGTTGTCGCTGCTGGGGTACCCGCCTCGGGACCTGCTGCTGAACAAAAGTTTCATCGACAAAAGCTGGGCCGTCCTGCGCAATCTCAGTCTGGAACTGCGAGATGCGCCACCTGTTCTGGCCGGTCTGGCCGAGCACAACACCCAGTCCCAGGGCCGCGCCCTGTGGAACTGCGCGGCCTTGTTGCGCAGCGGCGTGGTCGAGGCCACCTTTCACAAGACCCTGCTGCCGACATATGATGTTTTCGATGAAGACCGCTACTTTGAACCCTTCGACGCTCCGGGTTGGTTCCAGCTGCGTGGATGGCGCATCGGCGTGACCATTTGCGAGGACATCTGGAACGACAAGGATTTCTGGAAGTCCAGGCGTTACCGCTCCGATCCCGTGGAACACCTGGCCCGTCAGAACGTGCAATGCATCATCAACCTCTCAGCATCCCCGTTTCATCTGGACAAACACGCCATCCGGCTGCGCATGCTCGAGGACATGGCGAAAAAGCACCGCCTGCCCCTGGTCTATGTCAACCAGGTCGGCGGGAACGACGACCTGATTTTTGACGGCCGCAGTTGCGCCTTCGATTCCCGGGGCAAAATAATCGCCACGGCGGCCTCATTTGCCGAGGACCTGATCGTGGTCGACATCGCCGAAAATTGCAAAACATCGTCCGCATCCGACACAGATGCGCCTCCCAACGCCGCGCACGCAACCGGACTCCACTGCCTTCCCCCGGTTTGCCGCGAGGAAGAAGTCTGGAACGCCCTTGTTCTGGGATTGCGGGATTATCTGCACAAGCTCGGATTTTCCAAGGCCCTGCTCGGCGTTTCCGGAGGCATCGACTCGGCCCTGACGGCGGCCATTGCCGCCGAGGCCCTGGGACCGGACAATGTCCTGGGCGTGCTGCTGCCTTCACCGTACACCAGCCAAGCCAGCGTCGACGACGCTCTGGAGCTTGCCGCAAACCTGGGCATCTCGGATCTGACCCTGCCCATTGAAGGTCTGATGGCTGCCTTTGATCAGAGTCTGGACGCGGCTTTTGCCGGACATGACCGCGACGTGACTGAGGAAAACATCCAGGCCCGGATCCGCGGCAATCTGCTCATGGCGCTGTCCAACAAATACCGGGCCATGTTGTTGACCACGGGCAACAAATCCGAACTGGCCGTAGGCTATTGCACCATGTACGGAGACATGGCCGGCGGGCTGGGCGTCATCGCGGACGTGCCGAAGACCCTGGTCTACAGCACCTCCCGGTGGTTGAATTCCGTGCGCGGGCAGGTCATCCCGGAGCGAATCCTGACCCGCCCGCCCACGGCGGAATTGCGCCCCAATCAGACGGACCAGGACAGCCTCCCGGAATATGACATCCTGGACGCCGTTCTGGAGCGCTTTGTCCAACAACATCGCTCGGTGGAGGAGATCGTCCGGGAAGGATTTGACCCAGCGGTGGTGCACCGGGTCGTGAGCCTGATCAAGGGCGCGGAATTCAAGCGCCGCCAAGCCGCTCCCGGCCTGAAAATCACGGATGTGGCCTTCGGTTCCGGCTGGCGCATGCCCATTGCCGCACGATGGCCGGTATAGCAAGGACCTACAAGGAACGACGTGAACACGGAACTGCAGCCCGTCATTGAAGGCATTGGCCGCCATTTGTTGGGCAAACAAACGGAAATCAAGCTGGCGCTGGCCTGTCTGCTGGCCAAGGGCCATTTGCTGATCGAGGATCTTCCCGGCATGGGTAAAACCACCCTGGCCGAGGCCATGGCCCGCATCCTCGGACTGAACATGCAGCGGATTCAATTCACCAGCGACCTGCTGCCCGCGGACATTCTCGGGGTATCGATATACGACCGTAAGGACCAGAGCTTCAACTTCCTGCCCGGCCCGATCTTTTCGCAAGTCATTTTGGCCGATGAAATCAACCGGGCCACGCCGAAGACCCAAAGCGCCCTGCTGGAGGCCATGGAAGAAGGCCAAGTGACCACGGACGGTCGAACCAGACCCTTGCCCCGCCCGTTTTTCGTCATCGCCACCCAAAACCCGATGCACCAGATCGGCACGTACCCTTTGCCCGAATCTCAGCTGGACCGATTCCTGATGCGCCTGCGCCTGGGATATCCCGACTCGCGAACCGAACGAGAACTCCTGCGCATCGAAGACACCCGCGAAGCCTTGCGCGAGTCCACGGCCCTGCTCCAGCCCGAACGGCTGCTGGAGCTGCAGCAAAGCGTGATGGAAGTCCATGTGTCCGACGCTCTTTTGGACTATGTTCAGGCCCTGCTCCTCGCATCCCGGAGATCCGACAACTTCTCCACCGGCCTCTCCCCCCGGGCCGGCCGCTCCCTGCTCCGCGGCGCCCAGGCCTGGGCCTATCTTGACGACCGGGACATAGTCCTTCCGGAACACGTCCAGGCCGTGCTTCCATCCATCACCAATCACCGCTTGCGTTCTTCCTACGACGCCACCCACGAATCCGCCGAAGAACCCGCCCTCATCCTGCTCCGCACCCCCCTGCCTCACCCATGATCGCCCTGACTTCCAAACGCACCACTTCGACCAGCCACTCACCGCATGCATCGCATACTCTCCATGTCGGATGCATTGACCAGTTCCGGGCTTTTGTTTACCTCGCACTTGCGTTGATAATCTTGTATTTCATTCGTTGTTTGTACTACTCAGCTTCAGAGCCGGAAAAGGTTAGCTGTCTATTCAGCAATTCTAATCATACTCGGGATTGGTCCGGCTTGCCTTGATTTTGCGGTCTCGCATGTTTGACTGAGCCAGGATTCGTTCATCGAACCATTGCCGTACATTTGGAGCACAAAATGATGTTTATTCAAAGCAAAGGTTCGATGTTACGAAGCCGGCGAAGGAGTTTGCAAGGCCGCAAAATCAAGGCAAGACGGACCTCAGCTGAGTAGTTATCGTTGTTTTTTCTTTAAAGCAGGTATTGGCTATGAGCATTCTGATCAAAAATGTGCTGCTGGACGAATCCATCATGGACGTTCTGATCCAGGGCGAAAACATTGCCGCCATTGGACCGGAGTTGAATACGGAGGCCGCGACCGTCATTGACGGCACGGACAAGGCCATTGTCCCCTCGCTGATCAACTCCCACACCCATGCCGCCATGACCCTGCTGCGCGGTTACGCCGACGACATGGAGTTGCATACATGGTTGAACGATCACATCTGGCCCATGGAACACAAGCTGACCCGGGACGACGTGTACTGGGGCACCCGGCTGGCATGCCTGGAGATGATCAAGACCGGAACCACGTTTTTCTGCGACATGTACTGGCACATGCCCGCCGTCATCCAGGCCGTGGAGGAGATGGGGCTGCGGGCCATGCTTTCCTCGGCATTCATCGATTTCGGCGACCCCAAAAAGGCCGACAAGTTCAAGCAGCGCACCACTGATTTTTTCAACCGCCAAAATACCACCAGCAATAGGATCCAGTTCGCCCTGGGTCCCCATGCAATCTATACGGTTTCCAGGGATTCCCTGGTCTGGCTGGCCGACTTCGCCCGGGAGAGAAATCTCTTGGTCCATATCCACCTTTCAGAAACCAGTCGCGAAGTGGACGACTGCGTGGCTGCACATGGCCGAAGTCCGGTCCGCTATCTGCGGGATCTGGGTTTTCTCGGCCCCCATGTTCTGGCGGCGCATGCCATTTGGCTGGATGACGAGGAAATGGACATTCTGGCGGAACATGACGTGAAGATCGCGCACCTGCCCACGTCGAACCTGAAATTGAGTTCCGGATCATTCCCGTACCGCCGCCTGTCCAGCCGCGGCGTGTGCATCGGTCTGGGCACGGACGGATGCTCGTCAAACAACAATCTGGACATGTTCGAGGAGATGAAGTTCGCGGCCCTGGCCCGCAAAGGCCTGACCGGCAACCCCACGGCCATGCCCGCGGCCGACGCCTGGAATTGCGCTACAGCCAACGGAGCCCGGATATTCA includes:
- a CDS encoding NAD+ synthase — protein: MRIALLQNNYLVGDLEGNARKIAVAARKAAEQDADLCVCSELSLLGYPPRDLLLNKSFIDKSWAVLRNLSLELRDAPPVLAGLAEHNTQSQGRALWNCAALLRSGVVEATFHKTLLPTYDVFDEDRYFEPFDAPGWFQLRGWRIGVTICEDIWNDKDFWKSRRYRSDPVEHLARQNVQCIINLSASPFHLDKHAIRLRMLEDMAKKHRLPLVYVNQVGGNDDLIFDGRSCAFDSRGKIIATAASFAEDLIVVDIAENCKTSSASDTDAPPNAAHATGLHCLPPVCREEEVWNALVLGLRDYLHKLGFSKALLGVSGGIDSALTAAIAAEALGPDNVLGVLLPSPYTSQASVDDALELAANLGISDLTLPIEGLMAAFDQSLDAAFAGHDRDVTEENIQARIRGNLLMALSNKYRAMLLTTGNKSELAVGYCTMYGDMAGGLGVIADVPKTLVYSTSRWLNSVRGQVIPERILTRPPTAELRPNQTDQDSLPEYDILDAVLERFVQQHRSVEEIVREGFDPAVVHRVVSLIKGAEFKRRQAAPGLKITDVAFGSGWRMPIAARWPV
- a CDS encoding AAA family ATPase; the encoded protein is MNTELQPVIEGIGRHLLGKQTEIKLALACLLAKGHLLIEDLPGMGKTTLAEAMARILGLNMQRIQFTSDLLPADILGVSIYDRKDQSFNFLPGPIFSQVILADEINRATPKTQSALLEAMEEGQVTTDGRTRPLPRPFFVIATQNPMHQIGTYPLPESQLDRFLMRLRLGYPDSRTERELLRIEDTREALRESTALLQPERLLELQQSVMEVHVSDALLDYVQALLLASRRSDNFSTGLSPRAGRSLLRGAQAWAYLDDRDIVLPEHVQAVLPSITNHRLRSSYDATHESAEEPALILLRTPLPHP
- a CDS encoding HD family phosphohydrolase produces the protein MTDTHSKTSPKKNSAKGAVKADVLLSPKTARPLENSAGSLLVFMACMVLVAALSGVSIEPGGRIFVQGEIATHDVTAPRDLLIEDDISTRTRREMVAQTQPPVFDLAQIPFAQMARKIVNLLDVIHSSTPENLADIQNLVAEELNIRIPAGVWNEWRKQSFHDLIVTKIVPWLEEAYSKGILSERRFVSDITTGVIVRELSSETEQLHLNALDFPDLEVLLRNLDRHLRDNLNLPVSVRRAAEELLSPLLRPNLTLNQEATQTRLNSAKLAVEPVFYQIKKGEIIVRKSERVSADQQRKMQAFFHDQTGRYNWDRFSGVLVISLLFTLAIFQAANSINKRLTPKDALLLALVMLTFAAMAKFVAFSRFPLSQELLYLTPDVFVYSLPIAGAAGVLALFFPLLICIFSGALLAFLCTQMLHAGFDVFLFYLMGAVGCAMLLRGAQTRTDILRTGLPLLALILGTWAALNLLDFQGVSWFAAGAMFSATGAVLSILLLLAFSPVVEYLFGYTSRFKLLEMMSLEQPLLQDLMVNAPGTYHHCLIVANMAEAGAKAIGANPLLAKVAALYHDIGKVKNPHYFIENQFGCENKHDKLAPSMSALILISHVKKGAELAAKHKLGPEITDLIQQHHGTRLISYFYQKALTQKEERGTENIREADFCYPGPKPQTKEAGIILLADAIEASSRTLVDPTPSRVRNHIQNLVRAVFNEGQLDDSDLSLKDLNILSETFQRILTGIFHQRIDYPQPRANAATTTPIKVETAKAPALRIAAAR
- the ybeY gene encoding rRNA maturation RNase YbeY, with translation MPQPQHRSKSKRPRPRRCASPRPADITLLVDPEASRHPVLPLNRRELREILERIMAANQLQGAGVELRITSDQLITDLHRRHLGGMGPTNVLSFPLENSVPGSYDNLGSVVVSADAVLREAFLYQQDPQSHFIRLLTHALLHLAGYEHGELMEEMTENTVVLMQGTHFVNYSANSES
- a CDS encoding amidohydrolase — translated: MSILIKNVLLDESIMDVLIQGENIAAIGPELNTEAATVIDGTDKAIVPSLINSHTHAAMTLLRGYADDMELHTWLNDHIWPMEHKLTRDDVYWGTRLACLEMIKTGTTFFCDMYWHMPAVIQAVEEMGLRAMLSSAFIDFGDPKKADKFKQRTTDFFNRQNTTSNRIQFALGPHAIYTVSRDSLVWLADFARERNLLVHIHLSETSREVDDCVAAHGRSPVRYLRDLGFLGPHVLAAHAIWLDDEEMDILAEHDVKIAHLPTSNLKLSSGSFPYRRLSSRGVCIGLGTDGCSSNNNLDMFEEMKFAALARKGLTGNPTAMPAADAWNCATANGARIFNLNGGRIAVGKIADCLLLDLNHPQLVPNYNLVSNIVYSANGDCVDTTICAGQILMHGRTVQGEQEIIREFKSRIAALLQR